A section of the Eublepharis macularius isolate TG4126 chromosome 1, MPM_Emac_v1.0, whole genome shotgun sequence genome encodes:
- the OLIG3 gene encoding oligodendrocyte transcription factor 3 — MNSDSSSVSSRASSPDMEAMYLRDHHHHHHHHHHHHQDSRLNSVSSTQSEVGAKGSAEGLSRGGGKGSAASSEGGKYKLKKQLSEQDLQQLRLKINGRERKRMHDLNLAMDGLREVMPYAHGPSVRKLSKIATLLLARNYILMLTSSLEEMKRLVGEIYGGHHSAFHCGTVAHSASHPAHAAGAVHPVHPILGGALSSANAASSSLSASLPGLGAIRPPHSLLKSPSTPPALQLSGGFQHWAGLPCPCSICQVPPPPHLSASLARISTETKDLLK, encoded by the coding sequence ATGAATTCTGACTCCAGCTCGGTTTCCAGCAGAGCGTCCTCGCCAGACATGGAGGCGATGTACCTGCGcgaccaccaccatcaccaccaccatcaccaccaccaccaccaggacaGCCGCCTAAACTCGGTGTCCTCCACCCAGAGCGAGGTGGGCGCCAAGGGCTCGGCCGAGGGCCTCTCGCGGGGAGGCGGCAAGGGCTCAGCGGCGTCGAGCGAAGGCGGCAAGTACAAGCTCAAGAAGCAGCTGTCCGAGCAGGACCTCCAGCAGCTGCGCCTGAAGATCAACGGGCGGGAGCGCAAGCGGATGCACGACCTCAACCTGGCCATGGACGGCCTGCGCGAGGTGATGCCCTACGCGCACGGGCCCTCGGTGCGCAAGCTCTCCAAGATCGCCACGCTGCTGCTGGCGCGCAACTACATCCTCATGCTCACCAGCTCCCTGGAGGAGATGAAGCGCCTGGTGGGCGAGATCTACGGCGGCCACCACTCGGCCTTCCACTGCGGGACGGTGGCCCACTCCGCCAGCCACCCGGCCCACGCCGCCGGCGCCGTCCACCCGGTCCACCCCATCCTGGGCGGCGCCCTCTCCTCGGCCAACGCCGCCTCCTCTTCGCTCTCGGCCTCTCTGCCCGGCCTCGGCGCCATCCGGCCGCCCCACTCGCTGCTCAAGAGCCCCAGCACGCCGCCGGCCCTCCAGCTCAGCGGCGGCTTCCAGCACTGGGCCGGCCTGCCCTGCCCCTGCAGCATCTGCCAGGTGCCCCCGCCGCCCCACCTCTCCGCCAGCCTGGCTCGCATCTCCACAGAGACCAAGGACTTGCTCAAGTGA